Below is a genomic region from Neisseria zoodegmatis.
TTGTATATCATCGGCCAAATCGGCACGGCGGGCGGTACAGGCTATGCAATCGAGTTCGGCGGCGAAGCCATCCGTTCGCTCAGCATGGAAGGCCGTATGACTTTGTGCAATATGGCGATTGAGGCAGGTGCACGTTCCGGCATTGTTGCGGTGGACCAAACCACTATTGATTACATCAAAGGCAAACCTTTTGCGCCCAAAGGCAGCGATTGGGAGAAAGCCGTTGCTTATTGGCAGACTTTGGTTTCAGACGAAGGCGCCCAATTCGACAAAGTTTTCGAGTTTGAAGCAAGCAATATCGAGCCTCAAGTGACATGGGGCACGTCGCCCGAAATGGTGTTGGATGTGGGCGGCAAAGTACCCAATCCTTCCGAAGAGCAAGACCCCGTGAAGCGCAGCGGTATGGAGCGCGCGTTGGAGTATATGGGCTTGGTGGCCGGTACGCCTTTGAACGAAATTCCTGTGGACGTGGTGTTTATCGGCTCATGCACCAACAGCCGCATCGAAGATTTGCGCGAAGCGGCAGCCGTGGCGCGCGGACGCAAGAAAGCGGAAAGCGTGAAGCGGGTGCTGGTTGTGCCCGGCTCCGGTTTGGTGAAAGAGCAGGCCGAAAAAGAAGGTTTGGACAAAATCTTCACCGATGCAGGCTTTGAATGGCGCGAACCCGGCTGCTCGATGTGTTTGGCGATGAACGCAGACCGCCTTGCCCCGCAAGAGCGATGCGCTTCAACATCAAACCGCAACTTTGAAGGCCGGCAAGGTAACGGCGGGCGTACGCATTTGGTTAGCCCGGCTATGGCGGCGGCCGCTGCCGTGGCGGGACACTTTACCGATGTGCGCACTCTGTAAAGATATGCAGGCCGTCTGAAAAGTTTTCAGATGGCGCAAGATATTGAATTGTAATTCAGAAAAATTTTTGGCATGATGCGGAGTGCAGTAACATGAAACTGTACTTTCAAAAAATCAAGGAGTCCAACATGAAAAAATTAGTATTAGCCGCTTTAACCGCCATGACCTTATTGTCTGCATGCAATACCGTTTCAGGTTTCGGCAAAGACGTATCTAAAGCCGGCGACAAACTTGAGCAATCCGCAGACCGCCATGCACACTAAATTTATCTGAACAGATAAAACCCGCCCCCGCACCGCATCAACGCGGGGGCATTTTCAACCGAAAGTACAATCATGAAACCGTTTACCCCCATTACTGCGCTGGTGGCACCGCTTGACCGCGTTAATGTTGATACCGATGCCATCATTCCCAAACAATTTCTCAAGTCCATCAAACGCAGCGGCTTCGGTCCCAACGCCTTTGACGAATGGCGTTATCTCGATCACGGCGAGCCGGGCATGGATAACAGCAAACGCCCGCTGAATCCCGATTTTTCATTAAACCAACCGCGCTACCAAGGTGTGGAAATCCTGCTGACCCGCAAAAATTTCGGCTGCGGTTCTTCGCGCGAACATGCGCCGTGGGCTTTGGAAGACTACGGTTTCCGCGCCATCATCGCGCCTTCTTTTGCCGACATTTTCTTTAACAACTGCTACAAAAACGGCTTGTTGCCGATTGTGTTGACGGAAGACCAAGTCGATCAGCTGTTTAAAGAAGTGGAAGCCACCGAAGGCTATCGTTTGTCGATTGATTTGGAAAAACAAACCTTGACCACTCCGGGCGGCCAGACCTTTTCTTTCGACATCACCGAGCACCGCAAACACTGTTTGCTCAACGGCTTGGACGAAATCGGCTTGACCCTTCAACATGCCGATGAAATCAAAGCATTTGAAGAAAAACGCAAAGCCGAACAGCCGTGGTTGTTTAATGCCTGATAGGGCAGATATCAATGGTTAGATTTTAGAGCAGGCCGTCTGAAAATGTTTTCAGACGGCCTGTTTAGCTATTTGCCCGGCATTTCAGGGGCAGGGAGGCGTGTGAGACGGGTGCCGTTTAAATCGATTTCGGAGCCGAAACGCGCGCTGCCGTTGTTCCAATCTTCGATAGCGCGGCGTAGGGCTTCGCGGCTGTCGGCGACGAAGTTCCACCAAATCAAAGTGGGATGCGGCAGCGGTTCGCCGCCCAGCAGCATAAAGTGGCTGCCCGCTTCGACTTGCAAAGAAAACGATTCGGCTTGGCCGGCGGCGATGAAGGCCAGTTCGTCCGCGCCGAATGTTTCGCCGTTGATGCGGACTTTGCCTGCAATTACCAACACGCCGTATTCCCAAGACGGGTTTGCCGGAATATCGAGTTTTGCGGCGTTCGGGCATTGGATGTCCACGCCGAGCAAGGGGCTGTGTTGGGCGGTGGGTGCGGTGCGGCCTTGATAGCGGCCGGTGGTGAGGATGTAGCGCACGCCGTTGTCTTCCCATTCGGGCAGCTCGGGGTAATGTTGGAAATCGGGCTTGATGTCTTGATTCATCGGCAAGGCAATCCACAGTTGTACGGCATGCAGATTTTTTACGCCTTCGGGCGTTTGTTCGGTATGGGCAATGCCGTGTGTGTCGCCCGTGCCGGCCGTCATCAAATTGACTTGTTTGGGGCGGATAAGCTGGCGGTGGCCCAAGCTGTCTTGGTGCCATAATTCGCCTTCAAGCATCCAAGTGAAGGTTTGCAGGTTGGTATGTGGATGCGAACCGATTTGGAGGCCGTCTGAAAAAGCGTTAAATTCGGCTGGGCCTGCATGGTCGAGAAAACACCATGCGCCGATGGTGCGGCGGTTTGCCTGCGGTATCAGGCGGGCAACGGGAATGCCGCCGACGTCTTTTGTTTTGGCACTTAATTTTTGAGGGTTCATGTTGTGTGTTCCTTGTTTTCGTGGTGCGGATTGTTGCTGACAAAATCATCTCTTATAATGGTTTCGCTGTGAAGCATATTTAAAATATACCTGATTTAAGGATTTTCTATGAGCATTTTCAAAAAGTTGGCTCCTATGGCTTTGGTTTTGCTGGCGAGCGCCTGCGTAAGCCTTGAGGGTGTTGAAATCGGCGGGTTGGATAATGGCGCGTCAAGCGGTTCTTCAAGTAATATTGGTAAGTTCCGTTGCGACAACGGCTATAAAGTGTTGGTAAACTATAAATCTGCGAATCACGCTGTGGTTAGCTTCAACAACGGCAAAGATACGTTTATCGTTCAAACCTACCGCGCGCCTTCCGCTTCGGGTAACTATTTTGTGAACGATGCCAACACGTTAAGATGGCATGAGCAAGGCGGTACGGCAGTGCTGACTTATCCTGACAGCCAATACCGCACGACCAAAAAACTTTGGGATACGGTTTGCCGCCCCCGTTAATCGGTTGGCTTTAATGTTTAGGCTGCACGGAAAGGTTTCCGTGCAGCCTGATTTTTTTACTATTATTTTTTGACAGAAAGTTATTGATACAGTTGTCAGGATTAATTGTAAAAAGTAGGAGAACCAGATTTATATCTATCAAATATCTTTCATTATGGTATCTAAGGAAATAACTTTGGATGAGAGCAAATAAATTTCATCATTTGTGTAACCCTTGTTTTCAAAAATAATGTGTATCTGCTGAATTACATTGGGGATATCTTTATCTTCAGGTACAAAAATATATCTAATATCATTGGGTTCAAAAGTAAGAGAAGCATCCCACTTTGTAGCATTATGAGCATTTTCAAGCTCTTTATTATCTTTGAAGATAAGCTTAGGTAAGAAGTCTGAAAAAAGTTGATTTTTAGGATTGGGAATATATCTCCATTCACACTCCTCATCAAAATTCTTCTCCACCATTTGTCCCATTTTATTTTTCATAATTCCTTTTAAGGGCTTGATAAATTGGAGTAATTTAACAGGTGCGGGCATGGTCATATTTTTTGTGATTATTAATTTGGGAATAAAAATCATAAGGAAATCGAAAATACTTTTTCTAATTGCATCAGGTATCATGCTTTCATCTGATATATAAAAAATAGGATTCAAACCATTTTTAATTCCCCAATCTTTTGACATGCCGATGCCAAATTTTCCATAAAAATCTGTATGTGATGTGATCTGAGCTAATGGAATATCGCAAAAGCAAACCATTGGATATGCAAGAGATGAAATATTTCCTTTAATTATATTTTTTATAAGATCGCTTAAAATGTTGCCATCACTATAGGTAAGCTCGTGTTGAATTTCTTTGCTGACAAGCCACTGGATATCCTCCAAACAATATCTAGGCCAAAAACCAGATTCCAAAATATCAAATAAATATTCTTTTTTGGGAGTAAAGTGAAATAACGTATTAGATTTGATAGCCATAATTGTTGGAGTAAAAATAATTGATTTATGATTTAAAGGGTAGGTTTACATATTAGTTTGAAAAATCGCAGTTTTTCAGACGGCCTTATCTATCCAAGCCTTCCTGCACCATCTGCGCCGCCCGCAAAACCGCGCGGGCTTTGTTTTGGGTTTCCTGCCATTCGGCTTCTTCGTCGGAATCGGCCACGATGCCGCCGCCGCTCTGCACATACAGGGTTTCGTCTTTAATCACGGCGGTGCGGATGGCGATGGCTAAGTCCATGTCGTTGTTGAAGCTCCAGCAACCGACCGCGCCGCCGTAGATGCAGCGTTTGTTGGGTTCGAGTTCTTCGATGATTTCGAGCGCGCGTACTTTCGGCGCGCCCGACAGCGTGCCGGTGGGAAAGGTGGCGGCGAGTATCTGCATGTTGTCGATGTTGTTTTTCAGACGGCCTTCTACGTTGGAAACGATGTGCATCACGTGCGAATAGCGTTCGATAACCATTTTGTCGGTTACTTTCACTTCGCCGGTTCGGCTGACGCGGCCGACGTCGTTTCTGCCTAAATCAATCAGCATCACATGTTCGGCGATTTCTTTGGCGTCGTTGAGCAAATCTTGTTCGTTAGCCAAATCTTCGGCGGGGGTCTTGCCGCGCAGGCGGGTGCCGGCGATGGGGCGGACGATGATGTTGTCGCGTTCGCGGCGCACGAGGATTTCGGGAGACGAGCCGACGACGTGGAAATCGCCGAAGTCGTAGTAAAACATATACGGCGAGGGGTTGAGCGTACGCAGGGCGCGGTAGAGGCTGAGCGGGTTGTCGGTAAACTTCTGCTTCATGCGCTGGCTGGGCACAACCTGCATGCAGTCGCCGTCGAGAATGTATTCGCGGATTTTGCGTACATATTCTTTGTAGCGCGCTTCGCCGGTTTCGTGTTCCGGTTCGGTTTTGGGGCTGCCCAGCGAAAGGGGGATGGCGCAGCTTTGGCGCAGGCGGGTGCGTAAGTCTTCCAAGCGTTCGCGGGCTTGTTCGTAGCCGTTGGCTTGGGCGGGGTCGGCATAAACGATCAGGTGGATTTTGCCGCTGAGGTTGTCGACAACGGTCAGTTCTTCGGAAAGCATCAGCAGAATATCGGGCGTGCCGATGGTGTCGGGCTTGCCGCTGTTTTGGAAGCGGTGGGCGAAGTGCTCGAAATGGTAGATGGTTTCGTAGCCGAAATAGCCGACCAAGCCGCCGGTAAAGCGGGGCAGGCCGGGGATTTCGGGCGTTTTGAAACGCTCGTGAAACTGTTCGATGAAATGCAGCGGGTTGCCTTCGTATTGCTCGGTGATTTTACCGTTTTGATAAACGTCCACTTTTTTGCCGGATGCTTTGAGATAGGTGCGGCATGGCAGGCCGATAAAGGAATAGCGTCCGAAGCGTTCGCCGCCGACCACGGATTCAAGCAGGTAGGTGTAGGGCCGGTTGGCGAGTTTGAGGTAGAGGGAAAGCGGAGTATCGAGGTCGGCCAGCAGCTCTTGAACCAGCGGAATGCGGTTGTAACCTGCGGCGGCTTGGGCTTGGTATTCTTGTTTGGTAATCATGTTTCAGACGGCCTGAGGCGGGTTGGGAAATGACGCTGAGTATAGCAGTTTTATAAGGCCGGTTGATAGCGCAAAGGCCGTCTGAACAGGTTTTAGGAGCAAGCCGCAAAGCCTGAGACCTTTGCAAAACCCCACGCCAACAAACAGCCGGAACATTCTTCATCATGTTCCGGCTGTTTTTGCGTAAAAGTAGACAAGCTACCCCTAAATTCCCCTTAAAGTGCCTCATTATGAGGCACTGCCTGCCTGTTCAGGCAGCAACAGGCACACCTATCCTGTTGGCCGCCTTCAACAGGTTCACACACATCGCCTTCAGGTGGCTTTGCGCCCTCACTTTGCCCAACCCAAAATAGGCTGCCCGGCCATAGCGGAATTTGCGGTGCAACGTACCAAAGCTTTGTTCCACCGCATAGCGCACTTTCGCCAGCCGGCCGTTGCGTATTTTCTGCTCTTGGCTTAATGGGCAGCCACGGTGTGCTTTTTGCATGATGCCGTCTTTCAAGCCGCACGCTGCCAAATGTTGTCGGTTCTCCTGGCTGTCGTAGCCTTTATCCGCATAGACGGTGCTGCCTTCTGCGATGTCCGCCAGTAATGGCAGCAGGTGTTTGCACTCATGAGCATTGGCCGGGGTGATGTGCAGTTTCTCGATATAGCCGTCCGCATCGGTACGGGTGTGTTGTTTGTAGCCTAGATGGAAGCGGCCGTCTTTTTTGATCCACTTGGCATCCGGGTCTTTGCTGGGGGTGGTTTCGCCACAGACAACGCCTTCGTCATCCACTTCGATGGCCTGACGCTGTTTGCCGCCGGCCGTCTGAATAATGGTGGCGTCAACGATGGCGGCGGATGCTTTCTCTACTTTTAAGCCCTTGTCAGTCAGTTGGCGGTTAATCAGATCCAGTAGTCCGGCCAAGGTGTTGTCTTGTGCCAGCCAGTTGCGGAAACGGCAAAGGGTGCTGTGGTCGGGAATGCGGAAGTCGTCGAAGCGGCAGAAGAGTTGGAAATCGATACGGGTGATGAGGCTGTATTCGAGTTCGGGGTCGGAGAGGCTGTGCCATTGGCCGAGCAGGATGGCTTTGAACATGGAGAGCAAAGGATAGGCGGGACGGCCGCCATTGTCGCGCACGTAGCGGGTTTTGCGGCCGGCGAGGTATTGTTCGATGGGTGCCCAGTCAAGAATACGGTCGAGTTTGATGAGGGGGAAGCGGTCGAGATGTTTTTCGATGTGGTGGAGGGCGTCGGTGTGCAAAAAGCTGCTCATGAACAAAATCCTCTAAATTCCCGGAGTTTGATGTGAGTGGGAATTTAGAGGATTTTTGAGGGTTTTGCAAAGGTTTCAGCCTGTTTCGGCGCAACGCCCAAGTTCGCTTTCAGACGGCCTTTGCGCTATCATCGCCGTTTTGTTTTCGGAAGTCTGTTATGAATACGGCTGTTTCTCCGCAATCCGAATTTTGGCGCGGAGCTAAAGACTGTTTGCCTGTGATTATCGGGATGTTGCCGTTTGCGGCTGTTGGAAAAGGTCGGGTTATTTACACTTTTTATACCAAACAGCTTTTGTTTTTTGCAGGAATGATGGTTTCGTGATTTTTGAGTATTCTCAAGAACGATGCGGCTTCACCGTGCCTTTCGGCATTCTTGATAACCCTCAAAAATCCCAAAATGGGTCTGCATGCAAAAAACGGAAAGTGTAAACAACGCTAGAATTTCCTACACATAGTTATTAAAATTTTTGGTGGAGACCTGCTTTTTGTATTTCAAGCGTTGGCGGGGTATTGCCACGCGTTATGCGAAAAGATTGACTTCATTTGTTGCGGCAATAGAAATTAGGATTATTGCGATGTGGTTAAGAATATTGTGGCTACACTACCTAGGTAGAAATTACAGTCTTGATCTATTAAAGATGTGAGCATACAGCAAAAGTAAATTTGAAATCTAAAACCAAAAAAAGCATTTTAAATAAAACCCGCCGAAATGGCGGGTTTTATTTTAGCAGTAAGCCGTACTTAAGGGTACGACGAAATCATGCGGCTTCTGTTCTGCTTGCCATAAGTCGTAATCAGACTGCATGCCAAGCCACATTTGACTACTCGTGCCGAGTAAAATAGACAAGCGAACTGCCATTTCAGCTGATATGGCAGCCTTGCTGTTTAAAACGCGGGAAAGAGCAGCACGAGTAACACCCAAACGCTTTGCCGCTTCAGTAACGCTGGTTTCGGCAAGGTATTCACGCAACACCAAACCTGGGTGCGGGGGGTTGTGCATCATACATTCTCCTAGTGGTAGTCTTGGTAATCGACAACTTCAACATCATTACCGTTAAAGCGGAATGTGATGCGCCAATTGCCATTTACCTTGATACTCCAGTGGTCTTTGAGATTGCCACTTAACTGATGCAATTGCCAGCCCGGAGCGTTCACATCTCGGGGCGAGGTTGCACGGTTTAGGGCCGATAGTTGAAGTTTCAGCTTTTCTGCATGGTTAGCCTGTATGCCGGCTTTGTTTCCGGTTTCAAAAAAAATTGCTAGGCCTTTGTGCTTGAAACTTTTAATCATAGTTAAGTCCTTAGTTAATTGATAAATATGATATGCATAATTAAATCTCCTTTCAAAAATGTGCAGCGATACTATACGCAGACATCCGTATAGTGTCAAGTTGCAAAAAACAGTTTGAGTTTGTTTGCCGAAAGTTAAAAAAACATGAAATCCATCATTAGGCTTGCCCAAAGCATAATATTCAGAGTGAAAAATAGGCAAGCGAAGATATAGAACCATGTTTTGGTTATGCCTTGCAGTAGATACCAACATTTAGGTAAAAACTTGGTTGGAGGTTTAAGTTTTTTTCTGTTTGATAAAAATACGGGCAAAAAGGCAATGGTGCTTGTGATGACCAGCCATTTGAAAAGACCTTTTCTTAATTGAATCGGTTGCCAAGAAATGTACACCATAAGGAACAATGCTAACAGGATGGCGCCTATCTCTAACCAATGCTTATGCTGTTTTACATATCGTTTAATTTTCACTCTTCACTATTCCTGCACACCTCCACCGCTTCCTGCAAACTGCTCACGCCGAAAATCTGTAAGCCGGGGAATTCTTTCGGGTTGCGCGGCAGATTGGCTTTAGGCACGACGGCGCGTTTGAAGCCGAGTTTTTCCGCTTCTTTCAAGCGTTCCTGCCCGCGCGCCACGGGGCGGACTTCGCCGCTCAAACCGATTTCGCCGAAGGCCACCATTTTTTCGGGCAGCGGGCGGTTGCGGAAGCTGGAGAGCATGGCAAGGATAATGGCAAGGTCGGCGGCGGGTTCGTTGATTTTTACGCCGCCTACGGCGTTCAGGAATACGTCTTGGTCGAAGCAGGCGATACCGGCATGGCGGTTTAACACGGCCAACAGCATGGCGAGGCGGTTTTGTTCGAGGCCGACGGTAAGGCGTTTGGGCGTAAAGCCGTGGGCGTCGTCAACCAACGCCTGAATTTCCACCAACAGCGGGCGGCTGCCTTCTTGCGTGACCAATACGCATGAGCCGGGCACGTCGTCGCGGTAGCTGGCGAGAAAAATCGCCGAAGGGTTGGACACGCCTTTCAAGCCGTGTTCGGTCATGGCGAACACGCCCAGCTCGTTGGCCGCACCGAAACGGTTTTTGATAGCGCGTATCATGCGGTAGTTGGAATGCTGGTCGCCCTCGAAATAAAGCACGGTATCGACCATGTGTTCGAGCACGCGCGGGCCGGCGATGGCGCCGTCTTTGGTAACGTGGCCGACCAAAATCATGGCAATGCCCATCTGCTTGGCCATGCGGGTGAGCTGGGCGGCACACTCGCGCACTTGCGATACTGAGCCGGGCGCGGAAGTGATTTGGTCGGAATACATGGTCTGAATCGAATCGATTACCACCACGGCGGGTTCGTGCTGTTTTAAGGCCGTCTGAATGGCTTCCATGCGGATTTCCGC
It encodes:
- the leuC gene encoding 3-isopropylmalate dehydratase large subunit; protein product: MSAQTLYDKLWNSHIVREEEDGTVLLYIDRHLVHEVTSPQAFEGLKLAGRKLWRVDSVVSTADHNTPTDNWDKGIQDPISKLQVDTLDSNIKEFGALAYFPFKDKGQGIVHVMGPEQGATLPGMTVVCGDSHTSTHGAFGALAHGIGTSEVEHTMATQCITAKKSKSMLIKVNGRLKPGVTAKDVALYIIGQIGTAGGTGYAIEFGGEAIRSLSMEGRMTLCNMAIEAGARSGIVAVDQTTIDYIKGKPFAPKGSDWEKAVAYWQTLVSDEGAQFDKVFEFEASNIEPQVTWGTSPEMVLDVGGKVPNPSEEQDPVKRSGMERALEYMGLVAGTPLNEIPVDVVFIGSCTNSRIEDLREAAAVARGRKKAESVKRVLVVPGSGLVKEQAEKEGLDKIFTDAGFEWREPGCSMCLAMNADRLAPQERCASTSNRNFEGRQGNGGRTHLVSPAMAAAAAVAGHFTDVRTL
- a CDS encoding entericidin A/B family lipoprotein, encoding MKKLVLAALTAMTLLSACNTVSGFGKDVSKAGDKLEQSADRHAH
- the leuD gene encoding 3-isopropylmalate dehydratase small subunit, with the protein product MKPFTPITALVAPLDRVNVDTDAIIPKQFLKSIKRSGFGPNAFDEWRYLDHGEPGMDNSKRPLNPDFSLNQPRYQGVEILLTRKNFGCGSSREHAPWALEDYGFRAIIAPSFADIFFNNCYKNGLLPIVLTEDQVDQLFKEVEATEGYRLSIDLEKQTLTTPGGQTFSFDITEHRKHCLLNGLDEIGLTLQHADEIKAFEEKRKAEQPWLFNA
- a CDS encoding pirin family protein; this translates as MNPQKLSAKTKDVGGIPVARLIPQANRRTIGAWCFLDHAGPAEFNAFSDGLQIGSHPHTNLQTFTWMLEGELWHQDSLGHRQLIRPKQVNLMTAGTGDTHGIAHTEQTPEGVKNLHAVQLWIALPMNQDIKPDFQHYPELPEWEDNGVRYILTTGRYQGRTAPTAQHSPLLGVDIQCPNAAKLDIPANPSWEYGVLVIAGKVRINGETFGADELAFIAAGQAESFSLQVEAGSHFMLLGGEPLPHPTLIWWNFVADSREALRRAIEDWNNGSARFGSEIDLNGTRLTRLPAPEMPGK
- a CDS encoding MliC family protein, encoding MSIFKKLAPMALVLLASACVSLEGVEIGGLDNGASSGSSSNIGKFRCDNGYKVLVNYKSANHAVVSFNNGKDTFIVQTYRAPSASGNYFVNDANTLRWHEQGGTAVLTYPDSQYRTTKKLWDTVCRPR
- a CDS encoding abortive infection system antitoxin AbiGi family protein → MAIKSNTLFHFTPKKEYLFDILESGFWPRYCLEDIQWLVSKEIQHELTYSDGNILSDLIKNIIKGNISSLAYPMVCFCDIPLAQITSHTDFYGKFGIGMSKDWGIKNGLNPIFYISDESMIPDAIRKSIFDFLMIFIPKLIITKNMTMPAPVKLLQFIKPLKGIMKNKMGQMVEKNFDEECEWRYIPNPKNQLFSDFLPKLIFKDNKELENAHNATKWDASLTFEPNDIRYIFVPEDKDIPNVIQQIHIIFENKGYTNDEIYLLSSKVISLDTIMKDI
- the trpE gene encoding anthranilate synthase component I translates to MITKQEYQAQAAAGYNRIPLVQELLADLDTPLSLYLKLANRPYTYLLESVVGGERFGRYSFIGLPCRTYLKASGKKVDVYQNGKITEQYEGNPLHFIEQFHERFKTPEIPGLPRFTGGLVGYFGYETIYHFEHFAHRFQNSGKPDTIGTPDILLMLSEELTVVDNLSGKIHLIVYADPAQANGYEQARERLEDLRTRLRQSCAIPLSLGSPKTEPEHETGEARYKEYVRKIREYILDGDCMQVVPSQRMKQKFTDNPLSLYRALRTLNPSPYMFYYDFGDFHVVGSSPEILVRRERDNIIVRPIAGTRLRGKTPAEDLANEQDLLNDAKEIAEHVMLIDLGRNDVGRVSRTGEVKVTDKMVIERYSHVMHIVSNVEGRLKNNIDNMQILAATFPTGTLSGAPKVRALEIIEELEPNKRCIYGGAVGCWSFNNDMDLAIAIRTAVIKDETLYVQSGGGIVADSDEEAEWQETQNKARAVLRAAQMVQEGLDR
- a CDS encoding IS5 family transposase codes for the protein MSSFLHTDALHHIEKHLDRFPLIKLDRILDWAPIEQYLAGRKTRYVRDNGGRPAYPLLSMFKAILLGQWHSLSDPELEYSLITRIDFQLFCRFDDFRIPDHSTLCRFRNWLAQDNTLAGLLDLINRQLTDKGLKVEKASAAIVDATIIQTAGGKQRQAIEVDDEGVVCGETTPSKDPDAKWIKKDGRFHLGYKQHTRTDADGYIEKLHITPANAHECKHLLPLLADIAEGSTVYADKGYDSQENRQHLAACGLKDGIMQKAHRGCPLSQEQKIRNGRLAKVRYAVEQSFGTLHRKFRYGRAAYFGLGKVRAQSHLKAMCVNLLKAANRIGVPVAA
- a CDS encoding HigA family addiction module antitoxin: MHNPPHPGLVLREYLAETSVTEAAKRLGVTRAALSRVLNSKAAISAEMAVRLSILLGTSSQMWLGMQSDYDLWQAEQKPHDFVVPLSTAYC
- a CDS encoding type II toxin-antitoxin system RelE/ParE family toxin, with the protein product MVLYLRLPIFHSEYYALGKPNDGFHVFLTFGKQTQTVFCNLTLYGCLRIVSLHIFERRFNYAYHIYQLTKDLTMIKSFKHKGLAIFFETGNKAGIQANHAEKLKLQLSALNRATSPRDVNAPGWQLHQLSGNLKDHWSIKVNGNWRITFRFNGNDVEVVDYQDYH
- the radA gene encoding DNA repair protein RadA produces the protein MAKAPKTVYQCSECGGTTPKWQGKCPHCGEWNTLQESLAAPEPKNVRFQSWAADTAQVQELSQVTATEVPREPTGMGELDRVLGGGLVSGAVILLGGDPGIGKSTLLLQTVAMMAKSRKVLYVSGEESAQQVALRAQRLGLQSEGVNLLAEIRMEAIQTALKQHEPAVVVIDSIQTMYSDQITSAPGSVSQVRECAAQLTRMAKQMGIAMILVGHVTKDGAIAGPRVLEHMVDTVLYFEGDQHSNYRMIRAIKNRFGAANELGVFAMTEHGLKGVSNPSAIFLASYRDDVPGSCVLVTQEGSRPLLVEIQALVDDAHGFTPKRLTVGLEQNRLAMLLAVLNRHAGIACFDQDVFLNAVGGVKINEPAADLAIILAMLSSFRNRPLPEKMVAFGEIGLSGEVRPVARGQERLKEAEKLGFKRAVVPKANLPRNPKEFPGLQIFGVSSLQEAVEVCRNSEE